The Collinsella aerofaciens genomic sequence ATTGGGGGCGACCTTGATCGCCTGCATGCTGATGCCCTTTTCGGTCATACGCCTGATCAGGCGCTCACCGTGCTTGCCGTCAAAAGCCTTCTCGTCGTTAAAGATCTGGTAGGCACGCTGGCGGCGCGAGGCAACCGGCGTATCGGCACCTCGGTTCTGCTCGATCCAAGCCTGGATGATTGCGATTTCCTCGGCAATCTTGCGGTTGGACATCTCGTTGTGCTGAGTGCGCTGCGGAGCCTTTTTGCCGTCCTTGCCCTCGACCTTTACGATCTGTGTCTGCTGCTCCTTGATCTTGGAGAGCGCCATAGGCGTGGGGACAACCTTGAGCAGCTGCCTGCCTAAAACGTGGGCAAGGGCAAACGCCGAGACCTCGCCGTGGGCGGCCGACTCGGGCTGCTGGGCAGCAGTATCTACTGCGGCAGACTCCGGCTTCTTCTGAGACTTGCGCTTAGAATCGCCTTGGGAATTGCGCTCGCGCTTCGGCATAGACGCCTGCTTCTGCGGACGATCGGACTTGCTCTCCTTCGCTGACTGGCGCTTAGGCTGCCCCGAAGAAACCTCGGCCTTCGCATCCTCGTTCTGCGGCGTGGTCTTCTCGGTTGCAGTCTCGGCATGGGAACTGCGGCCCCCACGATGGCGACGGCGGCGAGGCTTGCTCGACGCGCCCTGCTCCGCCTGCTCATCAGTAGGCTGCTGGCCCTTGGCCTCGGCATCAACCTCAAGCTGCGGCTCAACAGGCTTCTGCTCGCGAGCCGCCGGCTCAACGGTCTTCTCGTCCTGGGTGGTCGAAACCGACTCGCCCTTCTCCTGACGCTTTACGGGATATGCACGTCCCGCAAAACCGCGACCAGGACGACACGAACCCGGAGCCTTCTTGGCAGACTCCTCAACATCGTCTGCAACCTCAGAAGACTCTTCAACCTCACGCGCGGCATCCTGCTGTGCAGTCTTAAAGTGAGCACCGCGACGACGCTTGGGCTCTTGGGCCTCCACGGGCTTTTGCTCCCTCGCGGGCTTCTGCGACTCGGCAGCAACCTCGGTCTCAACAGCCTCAGCATCCGTCTCACCCTTTTGAGCAACGGCGCGACGGAAGCGCTCCTGCTGGGCGCGGCGCTGCGCATCGCGCTTGCCACTCCCGCCAAAACCGCCGCGGCCGACCTTGGCCGTAAAGGCGCGAACGACGCTCTCGTCAAGCAGCTCGTCGGTATCGACATGCTCGCGCGGAGCCGTTTCCACCGAAGCGGGCGCCTCGACAACGTCCTCGACGGCCTCTTCGGCAACCTCGACGGGCCGCTCCTGGGCATCGTTAATCTCGGCATTGATGGTATAGAACGCCGGGCGCCCGTTAATGCCGCTACCCTCGATCTTGGTCACGATCTTTGCCGCGATAAGCTCATCGCGCATCGCCTTGGTGTCGCACTCCTTATCGACGGAGCGGAAAATCTGCGCCAGCGCACTCGACTTAATCTTGAGCGCCTTGCGGCAAAGCAGGTCGTAGGCAACCAGCTTGGCACGCTCAGCAGAAAGCGACGTCTGGCTGCTCAGGCGCTCAGCCAGAGCATCGACATTTTGTTGGTTATCGGAATATACCGTCTTGGCCACGGGGCCCCTTTCATATGCACACATATACGTGTATATGGTACAACGCGCGCCCTTATCCACGCAAAACATCTGCGAGAACACTCGAGCGTCACCCGCTTTTGCATGAAAAAAGACCGAGCCCGCGAAGTCGCGGACCCGGTCTTTCCGAGTCAAATGGATGGGAGATTCAACCCGTCCGACCGACTAGGCCTTGGCGGCCTCGGCGTCAGCGGGAGCCTCGGCGGCAGCGGCGCGACCGTACTCGGCCTTGCCCATCTCGGACCACTCGGGCTCCTCATCAGGCATGGAGCCAGCCTCCTTGCCGAAGAACTCCTTGAGGCAGTTGACGGCGACGATGAGGCCCAGGACCATCAGCAGGACGGCAAAGACGAGCTGCAGGCCCTTGGTAGCGGCGACGGAGACGGCGGCCGTGGTGGCGGTAGCCGGGATGGTGCCGAAGAAGCCGTAAGCCTGGACGGCGGCCATGCAGCCCATGGCGCTCTGGACCAGCGAGGTGAAGGTGCAGCAGAGCAGGAAGGCGACGGGCACGTAGAGCATCCAACCCTTGCGGCCGGTGCACTTGCAGAACACGGCGAGGGTGATCATGGTCATGCCGCCGAGCAGCTGGTTGGAAGCACCAAAGAGCGGCCAGATGTTGGCATAGCCACCAAAAGCGAGGGCGAGACCGGGAAGCAGGGTGACGACCGTGGCGAACCAGGGGTTGCCGAGGACCTTCATGTAGCCGGCCTTGGACTCGATGGCCAGGGCGTCGTTGGTCTGGGCAAAGAACTCGGAGAACGAGGTGCGGGCGATGCGGGCGACGGCGTCGAGCGAGGTCAGGGCCAGAGCGGAGACGTTCATGGTCATGAAGACGGTAGCGAGCGTGCCGTCAACACCGAAGGCCTGCATACCGCGGGAGATGCCAGCGGCGAAGATCTGGAACGGGGTGGAAGCGACACCGGCGTTGAGGGCGCCGGTACCGGCGGTGTTCATATCGGAGAACATGATGCCGGCAACGATGATGGCAAGGATGCCGACGAAGGACTCGACGATCATTGCGCCGTAACCGACCTTGACGGCGTCCTGCTCCTTCTCGACCTGCTTGGAAGAGGTGCCGGAAGAAACGAGGCTGTGGAAACCGGAGAGAGCACCGCAAGCGACGGAGACGAACAGGACCGGGAACATCATGCCGGAGGCAGTGGAGAAGCCGGTGAAGACCGGAGCGGTGATAGTGGCCTGACCGTTGAC encodes the following:
- a CDS encoding carbon starvation protein A, whose protein sequence is MNGVLLMVVAAAVLACGYLGYGRWLANKWGVDKEALTPAKRMKDGNSFSPVSAFTAFSHQFSSICGAGPVTGTIVAMAFGWLPVVLWVLVGGIFFGAVHDFGALYASMKNNGKSLAQLIEKYIGKTGRRLFLLFCWLFCIIVIAAFTDMVCKTFMFTPAVDASGAATGAIDFTKSYAAGCAGTISILFTFVAIAFGWAQKKFNLTGAAEFVTGVVLMVLMFAVGMQFPVYLDKFQWFAVVMVYLVFAGAMPIQMLKTPRDYLTSIMMIVMIVCAVLGIVVLGVNGQATITAPVFTGFSTASGMMFPVLFVSVACGALSGFHSLVSSGTSSKQVEKEQDAVKVGYGAMIVESFVGILAIIVAGIMFSDMNTAGTGALNAGVASTPFQIFAAGISRGMQAFGVDGTLATVFMTMNVSALALTSLDAVARIARTSFSEFFAQTNDALAIESKAGYMKVLGNPWFATVVTLLPGLALAFGGYANIWPLFGASNQLLGGMTMITLAVFCKCTGRKGWMLYVPVAFLLCCTFTSLVQSAMGCMAAVQAYGFFGTIPATATTAAVSVAATKGLQLVFAVLLMVLGLIVAVNCLKEFFGKEAGSMPDEEPEWSEMGKAEYGRAAAAEAPADAEAAKA